The DNA region TGTTTGTTATGGAACTGTTATGAGCACCTGTTCGGGTAATCCTCTGATCAATCGAATCGCTCGTTACTAGTCAGTCTTGTGAATAACATGATCTTTCTCAGTTGATCCACGAGGGACTTCCGTTCTCATAACTGCGCCTGATTATGTGCATGGGAATCCGTATGTTTACTTCTTCGACACTTCTTCCATGTACTGATGATGTTGGTGTGTGCAGCGCCAAGGGCAACGGAGAAATCCAAGGCAAGAAACTGAAGCCTGCTATCTCTCTGAGACTGTCCAAGTGCTGAGGGTGCATTTACAGGAGGATGAGAAAGTGAAGAGACAGCTTGATTTTACCGTGTTTTTATTAATCTATGGTGATGTGTTTTATGTGTGTTTGCATGTCCGTCTGAAGAAGATTTAAGTCTTTGTCCATTACGGTTACGAATTACTATTATTTGTATGAACCTCTCGTATATTACTAGGAAATTGTAGTAATCTGTGGAGTTCCCATGTCCCTGGAAGAAGATTCTTGTTAATGTACTCTGCTTTTATGATCTGATTAAGTGTGTGCTTTTATCAGTAGGAGCTCTTTGATTCTATACCTAGTGCGTGGCTCTTCATTGGACTCTTTCCTTGAGGCTGTGGTAGGGCTGTATCTTGACCGTCAACTGTTTTTTTCGTTTCAAAACGAAGATGCATGTAGACACCATATGGTCGAACTTTTGCCAAGTCATATGATCTGTGGTCATGCCTGAGGGGCGATTCCAATTTTGGATAGATGATCAGACATGCAGACTTTCTGCACCATCTCATTCAGCCCCAAGAACACGAACACCGGCTGCAAGAGGGCACTCTTCATAGGGAGATTCAACCTGATACTGATGACCTGTGTCTGGTCCATGAACCATTAGCCTCATTTACAGATTTTGAGTTGAAGGCTTAAAAACTGCAGAATGCAAGATTTGGAGttcaaaaagaaataatatgcCTGATAAAGCACCAAAACTGCCATGAGGGGCCGTATTTATTAGCAACTCAACCACAATACCAATGAACTATGAGTAGCCCACGAACCATTAGCCTTATTTACGGAGAAACCAAAAATGAAGATGCTGAAAAGTCCGATAATGGAAAAACTACAGTTTGCAAGATTTGGAGTTTGAATATGAATGCCTAATACCATTTTCGGTGCAAAGAGAAgtagagaaaagaaaatggaattgGGACTTTGTAAGAACTGTTATTTCCTGCAGCAATTCTGAGCCCGAATCTTTTCGGTGGCCAAgacaggaaaaagaaagaaagtccTAACTAGCAATCTTCTACACCAACATGGCTTCTCATTCCAGATATGAGTACCAAAGAATGTGTCCTATATACAAATGGCAAAAGAGAGACAGGGAGTGAAACAACAACACATTCTTTGCCACCAACCATTCACATCACGTAACCCAGAGACAGACTACAcggaaggaagaaagaaagaaacagtTATAACTTCTACATAACATGCATAAAGTGGTACAGCTCGTATCAGAAATTCAGCTGCTTACATAGCGAGGCGTCGATATCGGACGGGCAGTAAGGGCACTTGAACGACTTGGAGAGGTTCTTCGACATCTTCATGATGGACTGCCTGCAGAGGACATGCCCACAGGACATCAACATGGGAGGGTTGTCCTCCGTCGCCTGCTCCTTTGAGACAGGGCAGACGAATATTGAATGGAACTGAAACTCGTCCTCGAGCTCCACGGGGACAGGCAATTGCTTCATTGTCTGCCACTCTTGTTTCTTCCCTGCCATCACGTTCATGAACTTGAGGAGAGGAGGCAGAGCCTGAAAGCCTGCGGCTATTGTGACACTGAGTGGGCTCTCATAGGACTGCCCCAAGAGATTGCAGAACTGTCGGGTCACTTCCATGGCGAGCCTGTCCCAATTGGTCAGAGAGAGTAGCTCAGTGTAAGGTGACTGGTCCAGTTTTCGAGCAAAGAGGAGGCAACCCATGAGCTTCTGTATTTCAACCAAATGGGTTTCGGCAAAAGGGGCGAGGTGAGTTCTAGCATACTGGAGGGCTTCATCTCGACTTCCCTTCTGAAGTGTTTCCAGGAACTGCATACTATGGAGTTTCAGCTCAAGGTCCGACCCATTCGCGCGGAGCTTAGAAGAGTTTTCTGTGGCCCATGATAATGCTGGCTCAAGATTCCGACTTCTCATTGATTCAAGAATCTGATACATCTGAATGTAAGGTGATTTTATCAACGAGACTGATTCTTGCTCCATTGCCCCTACAGTGAAGCAGTCACCGACCTCGAAAAGACCCTGCCGATAAAAGTGGCTAGCAATTATCTGATTAGTTGTGTCTATATCAGGGTCAACATTTCTATAAGCCTTGGATATGTCAGGATTGAAGGATTTCTCTAGAAGTTTCGGATACTTGCTGAGAGCAACGTTCAGTTCCTTTTGTGTCCCTTCCAGTTGTGTAAGTGGAGCTGATTCTTTCAACTTGGTCCTCAGTTCAGCAAGCACAGTTTTACAATCGGATTCGTGGCCTGACTGTAAGTTCTCCAATGCAGCTTGAATTTCTTGATTGAGTTGATCAATGACTTCTTGGCTCTTAGAATAAGAAAGCTTTTGCTTCTTTGTCACCTTATCGAATGCATCCTTAATAGTGTTTACCTCCATATCTTGTTTAGTCTGCTGAGGTCCTAGTATGCTGTAATCAGCAGTCCAAGCTTGAGATAGCTGCAGGACAATTTTTATGGTGTTAAACCAGCAAAACTTGTAAGCACGTCAGATCAACAGCTGATGAAATGACAACAACAACCCTTTTGGTATCAGAGTTCATGAAGGTGTATTGTATTGAACAGTTCTGAGGATAGCACAAATTCAGGAGAACTCAGGCAAGTATTATATTTCGAGTGGCACAGATAAATGCTAGAGGAAAGTGTAATACACCAAGAAATGCTCCctgaaatttcaaaagcatCATAAGCCCATATACAC from Punica granatum isolate Tunisia-2019 chromosome 3, ASM765513v2, whole genome shotgun sequence includes:
- the LOC116198658 gene encoding protein RMD5 homolog isoform X3 gives rise to the protein MEVNTIKDAFDKVTKKQKLSYSKSQEVIDQLNQEIQAALENLQSGHESDCKTVLAELRTKLKESAPLTQLEGTQKELNVALSKYPKLLEKSFNPDISKAYRNVDPDIDTTNQIIASHFYRQGLFEVGDCFTVGAMEQESVSLIKSPYIQMYQILESMRSRNLEPALSWATENSSKLRANGSDLELKLHSMQFLETLQKGSRDEALQYARTHLAPFAETHLVEIQKLMGCLLFARKLDQSPYTELLSLTNWDRLAMEVTRQFCNLLGQSYESPLSVTIAAGFQALPPLLKFMNVMAGKKQEWQTMKQLPVPVELEDEFQFHSIFVCPVSKEQATEDNPPMLMSCGHVLCRQSIMKMSKNLSKSFKCPYCPSDIDASLCKQLNF
- the LOC116198658 gene encoding protein RMD5 homolog isoform X1 — encoded protein: MLPVLRLSQAWTADYSILGPQQTKQDMEVNTIKDAFDKVTKKQKLSYSKSQEVIDQLNQEIQAALENLQSGHESDCKTVLAELRTKLKESAPLTQLEGTQKELNVALSKYPKLLEKSFNPDISKAYRNVDPDIDTTNQIIASHFYRQGLFEVGDCFTVGAMEQESVSLIKSPYIQMYQILESMRSRNLEPALSWATENSSKLRANGSDLELKLHSMQFLETLQKGSRDEALQYARTHLAPFAETHLVEIQKLMGCLLFARKLDQSPYTELLSLTNWDRLAMEVTRQFCNLLGQSYESPLSVTIAAGFQALPPLLKFMNVMAGKKQEWQTMKQLPVPVELEDEFQFHSIFVCPVSKEQATEDNPPMLMSCGHVLCRQSIMKMSKNLSKSFKCPYCPSDIDASLCKQLNF
- the LOC116198658 gene encoding protein RMD5 homolog isoform X2, which codes for MYPLLLSQAWTADYSILGPQQTKQDMEVNTIKDAFDKVTKKQKLSYSKSQEVIDQLNQEIQAALENLQSGHESDCKTVLAELRTKLKESAPLTQLEGTQKELNVALSKYPKLLEKSFNPDISKAYRNVDPDIDTTNQIIASHFYRQGLFEVGDCFTVGAMEQESVSLIKSPYIQMYQILESMRSRNLEPALSWATENSSKLRANGSDLELKLHSMQFLETLQKGSRDEALQYARTHLAPFAETHLVEIQKLMGCLLFARKLDQSPYTELLSLTNWDRLAMEVTRQFCNLLGQSYESPLSVTIAAGFQALPPLLKFMNVMAGKKQEWQTMKQLPVPVELEDEFQFHSIFVCPVSKEQATEDNPPMLMSCGHVLCRQSIMKMSKNLSKSFKCPYCPSDIDASLCKQLNF